GCACAATCATGTACGTATCAGTTCAGTTGCATGCAAGTTTATGCAAGTTTAGGTGTGCATTTGAACACGTCTtgcttttttattttgtgcAAACAATTTTACATATGTATGCAGCATTGACTAATCTATACCACGtaattcattgatttgttgtCTCCCAAGGCTTATTCTTGttggttgtggtggttaattgtttttcctttttcctttatttctttttttttttattttgttctttttgtggcaaaagagaaattaatttgtaataaatttgaatagGATATATTTCCGAATAAGTCACAACTCCCCACCTCATTCCATCCCATTTTTCAttctcatcatcattaacaTCTCACCCATTCTCTCACTCTAGTCCATTACATATTAACAGATAGatacatacatatatataaatgtGCATGTACTGCCACTTTATTTTCACTTTAATATtgtaaatttattattttacacctattttttttgttctttctATTGTTTTGATTATCTTTGCTACCAAATATCTTCTACTTGTAAAAGGACAAATCCCTTTGTGAATTCATAACTTTATTCATTAATCATCACACATTTGCATTTGCATTTAATTTGGGCATTTCGTTTTTAACACAACCATTATTTACTTTCCCACCTCCCATTTAGAatcaaaaaacaataaaaggATCCTACTTGTGACTGGAAAACTtcacaattattattgaaccATTTGGCGAGtgttagtttttttttttattattattattaattttaataatattcaaaCTTACTACaaataataccaaaaaatattataacTGTTGGTTTCAGTGgtataatttgttttgattttttttttttggttttcaacattttgGTGATTGTGaatattatatattattgCCTTTTGAAAGCGTTACCAATTGAGATAATccattatatttattgtaTCTTGCATTTGGAGATAATTTTCACataatcaaaattggaCCTCCTATATACTCCTCCTAGTTTATCCCCCCCCTCTACTAACtaaaattttataaaaaaaccCCAACCAGATAATCACCTCGAGAATTGGgatacaaaaaaaaattattcagtttcaatcaaatatataataatcaatatccTCCCCCTTATACATATTTGGTTTAGATTCCTTtcactttttcttcaaagtCCCCTTGAATTACTCCCATATCTTTAGCTCTTGATATTcgatttcatttattttttttctttgtcgGGGGCCCATTTTACCTTATAGTTGTTTAATTCCGTTTTTAGAAGATTCAGCGGcggaaaagaaaaaaaatcccaCATACACACACTCATTCAGATACACAgatacacacacacacaatcGATTAGCAAGTTTATCTTAATTACAACCAATTGGTCAATCagaattaatattattattattactattaaagaaataattaCTAAGAAAGGCCGAAagcaaaaaagaaagattagAATTTAGAACTTAAACTATCAAACCGAAAGaaatttatattcattattGTCAAAAGTCTAATTTTATCTTAAATTATaactttcaattctatttctttcaaaattattattttaacTTTCTTTATAATTGTCAGCTTTGGTTCCAAGTTTTATGATAGCtgaataatatcaatactgatacattatcatcattttaCTTTAACGATAAACGTCATACAAGATACAAGAAAGATCAGTTTAGAAGGTGATACCAAATTTCTCAAAGCATCGAACCATTAGACTCAAATAACCAATCAATCAACattgattttattcttgtttaAAGTTCAAAATCCGacacaaataataatacaaacatttatatttgatttttaaaAAGATACATTGGTGCTTACTATACATGAGttcattcaattctaaTTCCAATCCGGCGAATGCTCAGAATTTGTctagttttcaatttcaaccCCCTAAAGAAGACGTTATATTTGATACCCATCAAATGCTGCTATCGGTACCACAGCTGAGGTACTACGCTTCATCAATGATGCAACAATCACAACAAGGGCAACCACAGTCGCAAACTTcgcagcaacagcaacaacagcctTTCTTGATGAATATTCCTCCAGCATTTACCCAAACCCAGCCTCAACAAATGCTTTATGCCATGCCACCTCTTCAAACCCAACAACCGTCTTCTTCGTCAGCAACGACAAATAATGTAGTTCCACCTCATCATtacaatcaacaacagctgcaacaacaacaacagcagcagcaacaataCCAGCAAATGCAACCGCAGCCAAATAATATGCAGTTCTTTGATAACACCATACctaattatttaattatgAACCAAACTATTTCTCCCAGTCAAACGCAAACAACTGCTCAACCAAATATTTCTTACTACAATTATTCAACCCAACCTCAGTTACAGCTGGCTCAACCAATATCACATAGTCAgccacaaccacaaccacaagCAACACAACCAAGATCAAATAGAAGTAGACTGCAAACGAGCTTTTCTAAACCAAGAGGTAGCAGGCAAGTTAGTGGCAGTGGCAGGTCAACCGGGGCCAAGAAACAATCAGCAATCACACTGGGCAGTACTGGTACTGGCCCTGCCCGAAATGCTGATACAGGTATGACATCAGTTGCTAATAGCACTTCCACAACCACTATGACaaccaccaacaataacaacaaattgtCTGTTTCAGCCCCAGTAAATGTGATATATGCTAATCTTCCTGAGAGACTTCAACAGGTGTTACCAGCACCGCCGTTATCACGTGCTCCAGTAAGACCTGATGTAACGGTCAATTTGACATCAAAACGAgccaaaagaaaatcaaaattcaCTCCGGAACAAGATGACATGATCgtgaatttgaagaaaaagggGAAATCATGGGTTGAAATTGCCGAAATCACTGGTGTTGGATCATATTTAGCGGCACGGAATCGATTTCAAGTTATTGTTGGACAGCAAGGAAATAACAATTCGAGTGCATGGGATAATactgataaattatttttgaatcaattattagatgCTGgagaaatagaaaaatgGAGATTTATATGTTgtgaattgaataaactgacaaataaaaatttcaccGATTATGAATGTCGAGAAATGATTCGACAATTGTTTTGGTTGAATCCTGCTAGCTTTGGAGTTAATGAGGAAACCATTATTGAGTCccaaaaggaaaagaaattgactgagaaaacaattgaacaacGTGAACAACAACGTAAAAAGAGAGCTTCTGCTAACCATTCACCTCCTGATTCTGATTCCATcactaatactaataataaccaACAAGAGGTTAAATATATCGATCCtcaatataaaaattatcaaagcCAATTGATGCCAAATCAGAATACTGGATCTGGTGCTACCAAGATTTCCTCAACGACACCCCCACCTCCATCACAAGCGTTATCCAATAACGTCAATACTatgaataaaaatattgtgTCATCTGCCCTTGGTGGTACATCTTTTTCTCAAGAACAACATTCATTGCATTCAAACCAGCATCATCATAACCATCAGCAACATCCACTCatccatcatcatcagtaCCAGCAGCAATCTTCATTACCTCCTCCACCAACTATCCCATCTACAATTCCCACATCTTCACTTAGCAtacaacagcagcagcaacaacagcagcaacagtTGTATAATAAACAGTTTTACTAAGTTAGCTTACAAATTTTTGATGTAGTGTTTAATGTAGGggtttatattttttgtataCGCATACATGTAACTACAAACTATCAACAACGCCgtaatattgataataatatcattattcGTTTAAATAAACTCCTTCTGACTTACTCGTAAGTCTTTCCCTTTCGTTCCTCCTagaattgtttttcttgttgtgcCAACTTACGTTGTACAACATTGATTTTATCTTGTGGTAATTGATTGGGTTTATCAACTCGAGTCCCAACTCTAATGTCACTTTGGATTCTAACAACTCCATGTTTTTCATGCAACAATTGATGCATTTGTCCAATCAAATCCATTACTTGATCCCAAGGTCCAGCAATTGTGGTTCCTGCAGAATGTAACGTGGTTTCAAGGGGTGAGTCACGGGCTAGTTTAGTGATAGCGGTAATTTCATCAGATACTGAACTAGAATTGGTACcaatctaaaaaaaaaataaatttgaaattagtaATTTGGAACTTTGGGGAAGGTTTAATGTTATATGTAATTGGTAAATGTGATTATGTGGTAGAATTCATCAACATGCGCACAATTGTGAAGATGAGTCATACATACTGGTATTAAACAAATATCAGCCAAACAATGCAATGTTACTGCCATTGTTGAATGtgaaataattaattatattatgTATATGGGATAAGAGAAAGGAGGGTTAATGAAGataagtttttttttccagGTGTTCTACTTTATCGCCAAAAATAGTGTGGCCCGGATTAGACAGACAAATAACTTTCCTCATAGAAGCATACTTTTCTTTACTTACTGAATATGCAGGCCATCAATCAATCCAGTTTGATTGTTAATTGAATGATAGTATTACGAGCAAGAGTATTCGTTATGCGATGTATTGTACCCCACTATCAGGTCTATCTTCTATTTGTAGAAATCAAACAGAGATATGAGGCAACCACCTTTTTGAGTACAGTTGAACATTTCTACACATCAGTAATTCTTCTcttgaataataaataacaataaaaaacttatattataaatattataCTAAAACATTGTCAATTTCTAAAGAATTGACTCGCTATGGTAAGTCTATTAGTAGGTTTAAAAGGGTAAATAAATAACTGTCTCACAACCTAGACATATCGAATGCGTACTTTCAGATCCCCTTATCATAAAAATTTAACAGCATTCCAAACCCCATTAGGGCTTACTCGAATATATAGTACTTCCACCAGGGTTTCACAAACTCGGTGGCaatttttatcaacatCTAGACataagaagaaaattcTACCAAATAaactgttttttttttgtcaaaCATTCTTTTCAACATGGGGTCAAAAGTCGTGTAACTTACAAAATATTTCGATAAGAGTTGAGTCTTCTTATTGGTGAGGATATAGTGGTTATCACGTGATATACAATTAATTGCTTTAGTTCCAACTATCTCTACAACTACAGCAATCAATGGCTTCTCACCATTAGAATCCTAAAATGCTTGGACCTGAAATCTGTTCTGACGAAAGGGTAATACTATAATCACCGAGAGAGTTATTGTAAACCAGATTCACGGATTATTTGACTTTCCTTCGTTCCCTGACTCTACTGCTGTTGTAAGAATGAGACAAAGTTTAGACGGTATCTCAGTGTAGCTTTTTCCTCATTGTCTTCGTTCTATTCTGATTTTTTGTCGAACACAATTTctactattgttgtttgacTTGCAGATTAACCATGTGATTTATTCAAGCAAAACAGCTTTGATCACTATTGGTAcataatttaaattttccGTGTGTGTGTGCTTAGTACCCTCAATTTTCATAGTAAAGCGACACAaaatatgataaatttgaCAACATCTTGTTTAGACAATCTGCAAACATCATACTGCTTTTCCCTTAACCATAGTATGGAACTAAAATTTACTATCTTTGTAAGAAAATCACAAAGGCATTTTAAGAATTTACAATATTATGTAATTATGAGTCTGGATTTAGTCTAGGAAAACACTTTGTATCATAACTTCTCCCACAACTACTTTGTACCTTTGAAATGAACATTGTTTGATTGTGTTACCAATTATTATACTCCAATCCCATATATTATCAGTAGGAATTGACAATGTAGTTTAGCTTTGGACTAGGTaagaaaatttcattttcacaCACAAACGTAGACATGGATACACATGGATCGGTGTGTTCTGATCCATTTTTCATCTGTAAATAGTTTTGACTAGTTTATATGTGTTTGGTATAGGCAAAAGACACAAAGAGTAAGTATTTGAATCCCGCTTTTGATCCATTTTATAAAGTTTATTCGACAATACcaccagcaacaacaaaacaaaggAAATAAGAACCCTTGAGGCATGACAATAGGATACtagttttgataatttgcCAAGAGTCTTTGAAGTCAAACGTTTTGAAGTTTTCTATATTTCAATCAAGCCATTAAGTTGACtaaaatgaatcaatttgtaCCTCAGCGCATATAACTATACTTTATTCCCGTATAAATCAAAGCTACTCTGTCTgcaaatcaagaaattgttgattgtaTTGCTAGGAATTAAGGAAATGTTTAATACTCTCAGGCGCTACCAAACACAGCACTCTGTTGGCTTACTCGTCATatagaaatcaaattaagGCTTGAAAGAGTGAGGTTATGGTTATGCTGAACAATCTTTAAAACGAATAACTAGTTGATTCGGATAACTAACctttttcaaaagtaaCTTGTTTTGtgcttttttttagtttacCTGTCGAGGAGGAGAAAAATGCCCCACGAATAAGGTTTGTATTCCACCGAGAATTTTTCCAGATAGATATGTGTAGCTTCACCCCGccaccatcaccaccaccccgacgagaagaaaaatcatCAGTATATAAATCCGGACAAAATCTGAGTACCCCCAACTCGTACAAGATTTTTCACCCACCACCTCCGACATACTCCATATACAAAACTTTACCAAACATGCCCACCTTCAAAGACAAAGAAGATTTCGTCAAGCAAACGAATGTCAGAGCAGAAAAGAACCAAGAACTAATCAAATTTGCCCGTGACAACCTTAACCATTTACCATTCACCGAAAAAGACGGAGGTGCATGGGAAAACTATGAACGAATGATCAGTGGTATGCTCTACAACTGTttacaaaaagaattggaaacaACACGTATGTCTTGCAGAGACTACATGTTGGACTACGGCAGTTTCAGAACTAGAGATTATAAAACAACCCAAGAATTTCTTGATGCAAAATACAAACATTTAGAAAGTTTCATTGGACATGTTGGCAAAAATGCATTTATGGAATATCCAATCTATTTTGATTATGGGTTTAACACTTATTTGGGTGATAATTTCTATTCCAATTACAATTTGACAATTTTGGATGTTTCCATAGTCAGAATTGGTAATAATGTCAAGTGTGGTCCCAATGTATCTATCCTTACCCCAACACACCCAGTGGATCCCACTTTGCGCTATgatcaattggaaaatgCCTTGCCTGTGACGGTGGGTAACGGGGTCTGGTTATGTGGAAGCTGTACCATTCTTGGTGGGGTGACAGTAGGTGATGGCAGCATTGTGGCTGCTGGTGCAGTTGTCAACAAGGACGTTCCACCAAACACTGTAGTTGCGGGAGTTCCTGCTAGGGTAGTTAAGCAGCTAGAACCTAGAGACCCTAACTTTGACACTATGGCAGTTTTGAAACAATATGGTATGGGTTATATAGATTAGTAATTAGATTTGATGTAATGTACACGACTACACTATTTGCTGGtgtctttgttttttttttgccttcCATTATGTCAACTATCTGTTAATAACGTTGCGTCTTTAACAAATTGGTAATCCGctttccaaattttttttttccttcttcttcttccttgTTTGCTCCgtgaataattttattacaaATTGTATACAACgatttatttcatttgcCACAGTAGGAACAAGTTTTAATACAAGATGTCTGATAATATGCAAATAGATTCCCCATCCCcacaagaaattgatgaaggCTTGTATTCCCGTCAGTTGTACGTGTTGGGTAAGGAGGCCATGCTTAAAATGCAAAATGCCAATGTCTTGATCATTGGACTCAATGGATTGGGTATAGAAATCGCAAAGAACATTGCTCTTGCTGGGGTCAAGTCATTGAGTTTATACGATCCCAAACCAGTATCTATTACTGATTTATCCACacagttttttttgtcagAATCAGAAATTGGCCAACCAAGAGATGTTGCCAGTCGTGAAAAATTGGCTGAATTGAATTCTTATGTTCCAATTAATGTTGTTGACAATATAGATGAAGAAACGttattgaaattcaaatgtATTGTGTCGACCAACATTTCATTAGAAGAGCAAgttaaaatcaacaacattacCCATGCCAACAATATTGGTTACATAAATGCTGACATTAAAGGTTTGTTTGGTCAAATATTTGTGGATTTTGGAGACAAATTTACTGTAATTGACCAAACAGGTGAAGAACCATTGAGCGGAATTGTGTCTGACATTGAGAAAAATGGTACAGTTACAATGTTGGATGATAATAGACACGGTTTACAAGATGGCGATTATGTCAAGTTTGCCGAAGTTGAGGGCATGCCCAAATTGAACGAAGGAAATCCCCACAAGGTTGAAGTTTTAGGACCATATGCATTCAAGATTAAGATTGATGAAAGCTATGGTGAATACGTCAAGGGGGGATTATACACCCAAGTTAAAGTTCCTAAAGATTTATCGTTTGAACCATTGACCAAGCAATTGGCAGCTCCtgaatatttaatttctgATTTTGCTAAATTTGACAAACCAGCACAGTTGCACTTGGGGTTCCAAGCCTTGCATGCATTCCAAACCAAGCACCAAGGTGAATTACCAGCTCCATACAATGAACAAGATGCAACTGAAGCATTTAGATATGCTGAAGAATTGGCTACTCAAAATCCATCAATTTTGGGCGAAGACAAACTTGACGAAAAATACCTCAAGGAATTGTTCTACCAAGCTCGTGGTGATATTCCTGGGGTTGTTGCATTTTATGGTGGATTAATTGCCCAAGAAGTTTTAAAGAACTGTTCTTCCAAATTCACCCCTATCAAACAATGGTTATACTTTGACTCCTTGGAATCATTGCCTTCAGAAACGGAATATCCAAGAAACGAAGAGAACAACAAACCAATTGGATCTAGATATGATGGACAAATTGCCGTTTTTGGTAAAGCattccaagaaaaaattgccAACTTGAAAGTATTTTTAGTTGGTTCTGGTGCCATTGGTTGTGAAATGTTAAAGAACTGGGCAATGATGGGATTAGGATCCGGACCCGAAGgtaaaattttcattactGACAACGATTCCATTGAAAAGTCGAATTTGAACCgtcaatttttgtttagaCCTAAGGATGTTggtaaaaataaatcagaTGTTGCCGCTTTAGCTGTTCAACAGATGAACCCTGATTTGAAAGGTAAAATTGATTCCAAATTAGACAAAGTTGGACCAGAAACTGAAGATATTTTCGACGACAAATTCTGGactcaattgaatattgtCGTCAATGCTTTGGATAACGTTGAAGCTAGAACGTATGTTGATCGTCGTTGTGTCTTTTACAAAAAACCATTGTTGGAGTCTGGTACTTTGGGTACTAAAGGTAACACTCAAGTTGTCATTCCAAACTTGACTGAATCTTATTCATCCTCCCAAGATCCACCAGAAAAGTCCATTCCGTTGTGTACTTTAAGATCATTCCCAAACAAGATCGATCATACTATAGCTTGGGCAAAATCATTATTCCAAGGTTATTTTGCCGAATCTCCAGAAAGTGTTAATTTATACTTGAGCCAACCAAATTACGTGGAACAAActttaaaacaaaaccCAGATATTAAAGGCACATTGGAAAATATCTCCAAGTATTTGAACAATCGTCCTTACACTTTTGAGGATTGTATCAAATGGGCAAGacaagaatttgaaaccaaGTTCAACCACGACATTCAACAGTTGTTGTACAATTTCCCACCAGACGCCAAGACTTCTACTGGAGCTCCATTTTGGTCTGGTCCCAAAAGAGCACCCAAACCATTGGAGTTTGATATTAACAATAAGGATCATTTGGACTTCATTATTGGTGGAGCTAATTTATTGGCATTTATCTACGGATTGAAAGAACCTAATGCAactgttgatgatttcaagAAAGTTTTAGAACAGGTTATCATTGAACCATTCCAACCTAAATCTGGGGTTGAAATTGCTGCCACGGATGCAGAAGCCGAAGAACAAGCCAACAATCTTTCTGGATCTATTGACGATGAACAAATTAGAAAGATTGCTGCTTCTTTGCCTGAACCAAGTACCTTGGCTGGTTACAGATTGACCCCAATTGAATTCGaaaaagatgatgataCCAACCACCATATTG
The sequence above is a segment of the Candida albicans SC5314 chromosome 3, complete sequence genome. Coding sequences within it:
- the AAF1 gene encoding C2H2-type transcription factor AAF1 (Possible regulatory protein; possible adhesin-like; Glu-rich domain; production in S. cerevisiae increases endothelial cell adherence and flocculence; flow model biofilm, alkaline or caspofungin induced) yields the protein MSSFNSNSNPANAQNLSSFQFQPPKEDVIFDTHQMSLSVPQSRYYASSMMQQSQQGQPQSQTSQQQQQQPFLMNIPPAFTQTQPQQMLYAMPPLQTQQPSSSSATTNNVVPPHHYNQQQSQQQQQQQQQYQQMQPQPNNMQFFDNTIPNYLIMNQTISPSQTQTTAQPNISYYNYSTQPQLQSAQPISHSQPQPQPQATQPRSNRSRSQTSFSKPRGSRQVSGSGRSTGAKKQSAITSGSTGTGPARNADTGMTSVANSTSTTTMTTTNNNNKLSVSAPVNVIYANLPERLQQVLPAPPLSRAPVRPDVTVNLTSKRAKRKSKFTPEQDDMIVNLKKKGKSWVEIAEITGVGSYLAARNRFQVIVGQQGNNNSSAWDNTDKLFLNQLLDAGEIEKWRFICCELNKSTNKNFTDYECREMIRQLFWLNPASFGVNEETIIESQKEKKLTEKTIEQREQQRKKRASANHSPPDSDSITNTNNNQQEVKYIDPQYKNYQSQLMPNQNTGSGATKISSTTPPPPSQALSNNVNTMNKNIVSSALGGTSFSQEQHSLHSNQHHHNHQQHPLIHHHQYQQQSSLPPPPTIPSTIPTSSLSIQQQQQQQQQQLYNKQFY
- the ECM15 gene encoding Ecm15p (Protein of unknown function; predicted role in cell wall organization; Hap43-repressed; caspofungin repressed; Spider biofilm induced; rat catheter biofilm repressed) is translated as MAVTLHCLADICLIPIGTNSSSVSDEITAITKLARDSPLETTLHSAGTTIAGPWDQVMDLIGQMHQLLHEKHGVVRIQSDIRVGTRVDKPNQLPQDKINVVQRKLAQQEKQF
- a CDS encoding acetyltransferase (Putative protein of unknown function; Hap43p-repressed gene; ortholog of S. cerevisiae YJL218W), with product MCSFTPPPSPPPRREEKSSVYKSGQNSSTPNSYKIFHPPPPTYSIYKTLPNMPTFKDKEDFVKQTNVRAEKNQELIKFARDNLNHLPFTEKDGGAWENYERMISGMLYNCLQKELETTRMSCRDYMLDYGSFRTRDYKTTQEFLDAKYKHLESFIGHVGKNAFMEYPIYFDYGFNTYLGDNFYSNYNLTILDVSIVRIGNNVKCGPNVSILTPTHPVDPTLRYDQLENALPVTVGNGVWLCGSCTILGGVTVGDGSIVAAGAVVNKDVPPNTVVAGVPARVVKQLEPRDPNFDTMAVLKQYGMGYID
- the UBA1 gene encoding E1 ubiquitin-activating protein (Ubiquitin-activating enzyme; protein level decreases in stationary phase cultures), with amino-acid sequence MSDNMQIDSPSPQEIDEGLYSRQLYVLGKEAMLKMQNANVLIIGLNGLGIEIAKNIALAGVKSLSLYDPKPVSITDLSTQFFLSESEIGQPRDVASREKLAELNSYVPINVVDNIDEETLLKFKCIVSTNISLEEQVKINNITHANNIGYINADIKGLFGQIFVDFGDKFTVIDQTGEEPLSGIVSDIEKNGTVTMLDDNRHGLQDGDYVKFAEVEGMPKLNEGNPHKVEVLGPYAFKIKIDESYGEYVKGGLYTQVKVPKDLSFEPLTKQLAAPEYLISDFAKFDKPAQLHLGFQALHAFQTKHQGELPAPYNEQDATEAFRYAEELATQNPSILGEDKLDEKYLKELFYQARGDIPGVVAFYGGLIAQEVLKNCSSKFTPIKQWLYFDSLESLPSETEYPRNEENNKPIGSRYDGQIAVFGKAFQEKIANLKVFLVGSGAIGCEMLKNWAMMGLGSGPEGKIFITDNDSIEKSNLNRQFLFRPKDVGKNKSDVAALAVQQMNPDLKGKIDSKLDKVGPETEDIFDDKFWTQLNIVVNALDNVEARTYVDRRCVFYKKPLLESGTLGTKGNTQVVIPNLTESYSSSQDPPEKSIPLCTLRSFPNKIDHTIAWAKSLFQGYFAESPESVNLYLSQPNYVEQTLKQNPDIKGTLENISKYLNNRPYTFEDCIKWARQEFETKFNHDIQQLLYNFPPDAKTSTGAPFWSGPKRAPKPLEFDINNKDHLDFIIGGANLLAFIYGLKEPNATVDDFKKVLEQVIIEPFQPKSGVEIAATDAEAEEQANNLSGSIDDEQIRKIAASLPEPSTLAGYRLTPIEFEKDDDTNHHIEFITAASNCRALNYGIEIADAHKTKFIAGKIIPAIATTTALVTGLVCLELYKVVDGKDDIEQYKNGFINLALPFIGFSEPIKSPEGKYNNKKFDQIWDRFELNGDITLQELLDHFEKEEGLTISMLSYGVSLLYASFFPPKKVKDRLGLKLTSLIKEVSKKEVPSHVKNLIFEICCDDEEGEDVEVPYICVKL